The Streptomyces sp. CC0208 genome window below encodes:
- a CDS encoding ABC transporter permease subunit, whose translation MSTTTVETSAAVSRTAPAQAPGRIRRRGDKSLAGSLVSHGILIVASLIALFPILWLVFLSLGPDKDDYLHPGGIWKKMTFDNYSFVLQHTAFFDWLKSSLIVSLGTTVIGVLIAATTGYAVSRMRFPGYRKFMWVLLVTQMFPVAVLMVPMYQMLSDLQLIDSYLGLVLVYCTTAVPYCAWLLKGYFDTIPFEIDEAGRVDGLTPFGTFARLILPLAKPGLAVAAFYSFLTAFGEVAFASTFMLSDTKYTFAVGLQSFVSEHDAQRNLMAATAVLIAIPVSAFFYLVQKNLVTGLTAGGTKG comes from the coding sequence ATGAGTACGACCACTGTCGAGACCTCCGCCGCGGTGTCCCGGACCGCGCCCGCGCAGGCGCCCGGACGGATCCGCCGCCGCGGTGACAAGAGCCTCGCCGGCTCCCTCGTCTCGCACGGCATCCTGATCGTCGCGAGCCTGATCGCGCTGTTCCCGATCCTCTGGCTGGTCTTCCTGTCCCTGGGCCCGGACAAGGACGACTACCTCCACCCGGGCGGCATCTGGAAGAAGATGACGTTCGACAACTACTCGTTCGTCCTCCAGCACACGGCCTTCTTCGACTGGCTGAAGAGCTCGCTGATCGTCTCGCTCGGCACCACGGTGATCGGCGTACTGATCGCCGCGACCACCGGGTACGCCGTGTCCCGGATGCGCTTTCCGGGGTACCGGAAGTTCATGTGGGTGCTCCTGGTCACCCAGATGTTCCCGGTAGCCGTACTCATGGTGCCGATGTACCAGATGCTGTCGGACCTCCAGCTCATCGACAGCTATCTTGGGCTCGTCCTCGTGTACTGCACGACCGCGGTGCCCTACTGCGCCTGGCTGCTGAAGGGCTATTTCGACACCATCCCGTTCGAGATCGACGAGGCCGGACGCGTCGACGGGCTGACCCCCTTCGGCACGTTCGCGCGGCTGATCCTGCCGCTCGCCAAGCCGGGGCTCGCGGTCGCCGCGTTCTACAGCTTCCTCACGGCCTTCGGTGAGGTCGCGTTCGCCTCGACGTTCATGCTGTCCGACACGAAGTACACGTTCGCGGTCGGACTGCAGAGCTTCGTGAGCGAGCACGACGCCCAGCGGAACCTGATGGCGGCGACGGCGGTGCTGATCGCGATACCCGTGTCGGCGTTCTTCTACCTGGTGCAGAAGAACCTTGTCACTGGGCTCACCGCCGGTGGCACGAAGGGGTAG
- a CDS encoding glycoside hydrolase family 13 protein — protein sequence MSQQHSALAPAAHSAEAKRSDWWRDAVIYQVYPRSFADSNGDGMGDLEGIRTRLPYLRDLGVDAVWLSPFYASPQADAGYDVADYREVDPMFGNLLDADALIRDARGLGLRIIVDLVPNHSSDQHEWFKRAVAEGPGSPLRDRYHFRPGKGENGELPPNDWESIFGGPAWTRVEDGEWYLHLFAPEQPDFNWDHPAVGDEFRSILRFWLDMGVDGFRIDVAHGLVKAEGLPDLGSHDQVKLLGNDVMPFFDQDGVHEIYRQWRLILDEYSGERIFVAEAWTPTIERTANYVRPDELHQAFNFQYLSTAWNAEELREVIDRTLDAMRPVGAPATWVLSNHDVTRHATRFANPPGLGTQIRTAGDRELGLRRARAATLLMLALPGSAYIYQGEELGLPDVVDLADEVRQDPAYFRGAGQDGFRDGCRVPIPWTREGSSYGFGAGGSWLPQPPEWAELSVEAQTGDPGSTLELYRTALAVRRAQPGLGAGDAVEWLRAPAGVLAFRRGEFVCVANTGGESVTTPAYGRLLLASGEVAEVDGDAKVPADTTVWWTTA from the coding sequence ATGAGCCAGCAGCACTCCGCCCTCGCCCCGGCCGCCCACTCCGCCGAAGCCAAGCGCAGCGACTGGTGGCGGGACGCGGTGATCTACCAGGTCTATCCGCGCAGCTTCGCCGACAGCAACGGCGACGGCATGGGCGACCTGGAAGGCATCCGCACCCGACTGCCGTACCTGCGCGACCTCGGCGTGGACGCCGTGTGGCTCAGCCCCTTCTACGCCTCCCCGCAGGCCGACGCCGGCTACGACGTGGCCGACTACCGGGAGGTGGACCCCATGTTCGGCAACCTCCTGGACGCCGACGCGCTGATCCGGGACGCCCGCGGACTGGGGCTCAGGATCATCGTCGACCTGGTGCCCAACCACTCCTCCGACCAGCACGAGTGGTTCAAGCGGGCGGTCGCCGAGGGCCCGGGATCGCCCCTGCGGGACCGCTACCACTTCCGCCCCGGCAAGGGCGAGAACGGCGAACTCCCGCCCAACGACTGGGAGTCCATCTTCGGCGGCCCCGCCTGGACGCGCGTCGAGGACGGGGAGTGGTACCTCCACCTCTTCGCCCCCGAGCAGCCCGACTTCAACTGGGACCACCCGGCCGTCGGCGACGAGTTCCGCTCGATCCTGCGCTTCTGGCTGGACATGGGCGTGGACGGCTTCCGTATCGACGTGGCCCACGGTCTGGTGAAGGCGGAGGGCCTTCCGGACCTTGGATCCCACGACCAGGTGAAGCTCCTGGGCAACGATGTCATGCCGTTCTTCGACCAGGACGGGGTGCACGAGATCTACCGCCAGTGGCGGCTGATCCTCGACGAGTACTCGGGCGAGCGGATCTTCGTCGCCGAGGCGTGGACCCCGACCATCGAGCGCACCGCGAACTACGTCCGCCCCGACGAGCTCCACCAGGCCTTCAACTTCCAGTACCTGAGCACCGCCTGGAACGCCGAGGAACTGCGCGAGGTCATCGACCGCACGCTGGACGCGATGCGCCCGGTCGGCGCCCCGGCCACCTGGGTTCTCTCCAACCACGACGTCACCCGCCACGCCACCCGCTTCGCCAACCCGCCCGGCCTCGGCACCCAGATCCGCACGGCGGGGGACCGGGAGCTCGGGCTGCGCCGCGCCCGCGCCGCCACGCTGCTCATGCTGGCGCTGCCCGGATCGGCGTACATCTACCAGGGCGAGGAGCTCGGCCTCCCGGACGTCGTCGACCTCGCCGACGAGGTCCGCCAGGACCCGGCGTACTTCCGCGGCGCGGGCCAGGACGGCTTCCGCGACGGCTGCCGGGTGCCGATCCCGTGGACGCGCGAGGGATCGTCGTACGGCTTCGGCGCGGGCGGCAGCTGGCTGCCCCAGCCGCCGGAGTGGGCGGAGCTGAGCGTGGAGGCGCAGACCGGCGACCCCGGCTCCACCCTGGAGCTGTACCGCACGGCCCTCGCCGTCCGCCGCGCCCAGCCCGGCCTCGGCGCCGGCGACGCGGTCGAGTGGCTGCGCGCGCCCGCGGGCGTTCTCGCCTTCCGCCGTGGCGAGTTCGTCTGTGTCGCCAACACCGGGGGCGAGTCGGTGACCACTCCGGCATACGGCCGTCTGCTGCTCGCCAGCGGGGAGGTCGCCGAGGTCGACGGGGACGCGAAGGTGCCGGCCGACACGACCGTGTGGTGGACGACGGCCTGA
- a CDS encoding dihydrofolate reductase family protein — protein sequence MQIRARLSMSADGYVTTPSGWPALTADPAFVSGQSHGIREFLADCEAALMGRTTFEPALTNSRWPWPDLDVFVLGSHRPEGTPDHVTTDSDPVRLLEKIRAANRGGDVHLIGGPRTIATFHALGALDRLELIVLPMLFGGGTQLTPALSPETGLTFQSQRALPGGSVEIVYACGGSRGDLPGRPASQV from the coding sequence ATGCAGATCCGCGCCCGCCTGAGCATGAGCGCCGACGGCTATGTGACCACCCCGAGCGGCTGGCCCGCGCTGACCGCCGACCCCGCGTTCGTCTCCGGCCAGAGCCACGGCATCCGGGAGTTCCTGGCCGACTGCGAGGCCGCGCTCATGGGCCGTACGACCTTCGAGCCCGCCCTGACCAACAGCCGCTGGCCGTGGCCCGACCTGGACGTGTTCGTCCTCGGCTCGCACCGCCCGGAGGGCACCCCCGACCACGTCACCACCGACAGCGACCCGGTGCGGCTCCTTGAGAAGATCCGCGCGGCCAACCGGGGCGGCGACGTCCACCTCATCGGCGGCCCGCGGACCATCGCGACCTTCCACGCGCTCGGCGCCCTGGACCGCCTCGAACTGATCGTGCTGCCTATGCTGTTCGGCGGCGGCACCCAGCTCACCCCGGCGCTCAGCCCCGAGACCGGACTGACCTTCCAGAGCCAACGGGCCCTGCCCGGCGGGTCGGTGGAGATCGTGTACGCCTGCGGGGGCAGCCGCGGCGACCTCCCCGGCAGGCCCGCCAGCCAAGTGTGA
- a CDS encoding alpha-amylase family protein: MIPRSSARVTAAAAATVLATAVAVLTPTAAQASPPGGKDVTAVLFEWNFASVAKECTTTLGPAGYGYVQVSPPAEHIQGSQWWTSYQPVSYKIAGRLGDATAFRNMVSTCHAAGVKVVVDTVVNHMSAGSGTGTGGSSYSKYNYPGLYSSYDMDDCTSTISDYTNRANVQNCELVGLADLDTGEDYVRATIAGYLNSLLGYGVDGFRIDAAKHIPATDLANIKSRLSNPSAYWKQEVIYGSGEAVQPTEYTGNGDVQEFRYAYDLKRVFNNENLAYLKNYGEGWGYLSSSVAGVFVDNHDTERNGSTLNYKDGADYTLANVFMLAYPYGAPDINSGYEWSDKDAGPPNSGSVNACWQDGWKCQHAWPEILRMVAFRNAVRGESVTNWWDNGGDAIAFGRGAKGYVAINHESSSLSRTYQTSLPAGTYCDVQHNTSVTVGSNGQFTATLGANTALAIYAGKTGC; the protein is encoded by the coding sequence GTGATACCGAGAAGCTCCGCAAGGGTCACAGCCGCCGCCGCGGCCACCGTGCTCGCCACCGCGGTGGCCGTCCTCACCCCCACCGCCGCCCAGGCCTCCCCGCCCGGCGGCAAGGACGTCACCGCAGTCCTCTTCGAGTGGAACTTCGCCTCCGTCGCCAAGGAGTGCACCACCACCCTCGGCCCCGCCGGATACGGCTACGTCCAGGTCTCCCCGCCCGCCGAGCACATCCAGGGCTCGCAGTGGTGGACCTCGTACCAGCCGGTCAGCTACAAGATCGCGGGGCGGCTCGGTGACGCCACCGCCTTCCGGAACATGGTCAGCACCTGCCACGCGGCCGGTGTGAAGGTCGTCGTCGACACCGTCGTCAACCACATGTCCGCGGGCAGCGGCACCGGTACCGGCGGATCGTCGTACTCGAAGTACAACTACCCCGGCCTGTACTCCTCGTACGACATGGACGACTGCACCTCGACCATCAGCGACTACACCAACCGCGCCAACGTCCAGAACTGCGAACTCGTCGGCCTCGCCGACCTGGACACCGGCGAGGACTACGTCCGCGCCACCATCGCCGGCTACCTGAACTCCCTGCTCGGCTACGGCGTCGACGGCTTCCGCATCGACGCGGCCAAGCACATCCCGGCCACCGACCTCGCCAACATCAAGTCCCGGCTGAGCAACCCTTCGGCGTACTGGAAGCAGGAGGTCATCTACGGCAGCGGAGAGGCCGTCCAGCCCACCGAGTACACCGGCAACGGGGACGTCCAGGAGTTCCGTTACGCCTACGACCTCAAGCGGGTCTTCAACAACGAGAACCTCGCCTACCTGAAGAACTACGGCGAGGGATGGGGATACCTGAGCAGCTCGGTGGCCGGCGTCTTCGTCGACAACCACGACACCGAGCGCAACGGCTCCACCCTGAACTACAAGGACGGCGCCGACTACACACTCGCCAACGTCTTCATGCTCGCCTATCCGTACGGCGCCCCGGACATCAACTCCGGTTACGAATGGTCCGACAAGGACGCGGGCCCGCCCAACAGCGGCTCCGTGAACGCCTGTTGGCAGGACGGCTGGAAGTGCCAGCACGCCTGGCCGGAGATCCTCCGCATGGTCGCCTTCCGCAACGCCGTCCGCGGTGAGTCCGTCACCAACTGGTGGGACAACGGCGGCGACGCGATCGCCTTCGGGCGCGGCGCCAAGGGGTACGTCGCCATCAACCACGAGTCGAGCAGCCTCAGCCGCACCTACCAGACCTCGCTGCCCGCCGGGACGTACTGCGACGTGCAGCACAACACGAGCGTGACGGTCGGCTCCAACGGCCAGTTCACCGCCACCCTCGGCGCCAACACGGCGCTCGCGATCTACGCGGGCAAGACCGGCTGCTGA
- a CDS encoding glycoside hydrolase family 30 beta sandwich domain-containing protein, which produces MSSYVPCCLWERSLYGASLGATRGLIQMDGDSYHVSKRLWAMANYSRFIRPGAIRVGATTPDSALKLSAFRNTDGTVTVVALNTATEADQAGLSLRNTGITSGTATPYLTNGSNSTARQASVPVTAGSLTATVPARSLVTYTIRH; this is translated from the coding sequence GTGTCGTCCTACGTTCCCTGCTGTCTATGGGAGCGCTCCCTGTACGGCGCCTCACTGGGGGCGACCCGGGGCCTGATCCAGATGGACGGCGACAGCTACCACGTCTCCAAGCGGCTGTGGGCGATGGCCAATTACAGCCGCTTCATCCGCCCCGGCGCCATCCGAGTCGGCGCCACGACCCCCGACAGCGCGCTGAAGCTCTCGGCGTTCCGCAACACCGACGGCACGGTCACCGTAGTGGCGCTGAACACGGCCACCGAGGCGGACCAGGCCGGCCTCAGCCTCCGCAACACCGGGATCACCAGCGGGACCGCGACGCCGTACCTCACCAACGGCTCGAACAGCACCGCCCGTCAGGCGTCGGTCCCGGTCACCGCAGGCTCGCTCACGGCCACCGTCCCGGCCCGTTCGCTCGTCACGTACACCATCCGGCACTGA
- the pulA gene encoding pullulanase-type alpha-1,6-glucosidase, with protein sequence MPSRRRTTHAGRVAAVTVTALAAALVQPLSARADTPPPPPSDARLAAQPARHDDTREQFYFVLPDRFANGDSSNDRGGLTGSRLSTGYDPTDKGFYQGGDLKGLTKRLDYIKGLGTTSIWMAPIFKNRPVQGTGSNASAGYHGYWITDFTQVDPHFGTNKDLETLISKAHAKGMKVFFDVITNHTADVVDYEEKSYDYLSKGAFPYLTKDGEPFDDADYASGGKKFPAVDADSFPRTPTVTSRSAKVPAWLNDPAMYHNRGDSTYAGESTTYGDFSGLDDLWTERPEVVSGMEKIYQRWVRDFRIDGFRIDTVKHVNMEFWTQWATALDAYAAGQGRKNFFMFGEVYSADTSITSPYVTQGRLDATLDFPFQEAARQYASQGGSAQSLARVFGDDYKYTTDKANAYEQVTFLGNHDMGRIGYFLNQDNPTAGDAELLAKDKLANELMFLSRGNPVVYYGDEQGFTGAGGDKDARQTMFASRTADYLDDDEIGTDRTHASDAYDTSAPLYRQIAELAKLRKANPALTDGVQEERYAADGAGVYAFSRTDAKTGQEYVVAFNNAGEAKSASFATGSANMAFQGVYGGAPSVTSDADRRITVTVPAGSAIVLKAADKLAEPATKPTLTLKAPAAGATGTVELTADVRGGQLNRVVFAAQTGNGKWRTLGTADHAPYKVTQTIGKGTAAGTALRYKAVVVDSTGRTASAAAESVTGTPPAEETPTASSRDYAVVHYKRTDGDYADWGLYAWGDLADGESTTWPNSHPFVGRDAYGAFAYVKLKPGASSVGFLVIDKDGDKDVSTDRTIDVTRTGEVWIEQGKDAVRTERPDYPAQDTSKAVLHYHRADGDYADWGLHVWTGAANPTDWSKPLEPVRTDAYGAVYEVPLNAGATSLSYIIHKGDAKDLPTDQSLDLTANGHEVWLLNGQEKYLLPQPAGSAAALDLTTSKAVWIDRDTVAWKGSEAAASTQLLYSHDGSIAVHGGALTSDDERWLRLTKTTLSDAQKARFPHLKDYPAWSVDPRDRDRVREALSGQLVASQRAANGAVPAATGVQIAGVLDDLYPEATKADLGPTFSKGRPTLSVWAPTAQSVKLELDGSTVAMKRDSTTGVWSVTGPGSWKGKPYRYVVKVWAPSAGKVVTNKVTDPYAVALTTDSERSLVVDLDDRSLAPRGWSTYTKPKAVPLKDAEIQELHIRDFSVADGTVPSEDQGTYLAFTDKGSDGSKHLRELAKSGTSYVHLLPAFDIATVPERREDRASTDCDLASYPADSDRQQECVAKTAAKDAYNWGYDPYHYTVPEGSYATDPDGTGRTVEFRKMVKSLNDDGLRVVMDVVYNHTAASGQAATSVLDRIVPGYYQRLLADGSVANSTCCANTATENAMMGKLVVDSLVTWAREYKVDGFRFDLMGHHPKANILAVRKALDALTLKKDGVDGKKIILYGEGWNFGEVADDARFVQATQKNMAGTGIATFSDRARDAVRGGGPFDEDPGVQGFASGLYTDPNTSTANGTEAQQKARLLHYQDLIKVGLSGNLKQFTFTDTEGKEVTGAEVDYNGQPAGYADAPGDALAYADAHDNESLFDALTYKLPAGTSASDRARMQVLALATAALSQGPALSQAGTDLLRSKSLDRNSFDSGDWFNAIHWNCKDGNGFGRGLPMAVDNASKWPYAKPLLGSVKVGCAQIEGASAAYRDLLRIRMTQKAFSLGTADQVQSRLSFPLSGKDETPGVITMELGDLVVVFNATPKAQSQRVDALAGSTYRLHPVQRAGADPTVKEASYEKESGTFAVPARTVAVFIHHP encoded by the coding sequence GTGCCGTCCAGGCGCCGCACCACGCATGCCGGACGGGTCGCCGCGGTCACCGTGACCGCGCTGGCCGCAGCGCTCGTCCAGCCGCTGTCCGCCCGGGCGGACACCCCGCCGCCACCACCCTCCGACGCGAGGCTCGCCGCGCAACCGGCCCGGCACGACGACACCCGTGAGCAGTTCTACTTCGTCCTGCCGGACCGTTTCGCCAACGGCGACAGCTCCAACGACCGGGGCGGGCTCACCGGTTCACGGCTGAGCACCGGCTACGACCCCACCGACAAGGGCTTCTACCAGGGCGGCGACCTCAAGGGCCTCACCAAGCGGCTCGACTACATCAAGGGCCTCGGCACCACCTCCATCTGGATGGCCCCGATCTTCAAGAACCGGCCCGTCCAGGGCACGGGGTCCAACGCCTCGGCCGGCTACCACGGTTACTGGATCACCGACTTCACCCAGGTCGACCCGCACTTCGGCACCAACAAGGACCTGGAGACCCTCATCTCCAAGGCCCACGCCAAGGGCATGAAGGTCTTCTTCGACGTCATCACCAACCACACGGCCGACGTCGTCGACTACGAGGAGAAGTCCTACGACTACCTCTCCAAGGGCGCCTTCCCGTATCTGACGAAGGACGGCGAGCCCTTCGACGACGCGGACTACGCGTCCGGCGGCAAGAAGTTCCCCGCCGTGGACGCCGACTCCTTCCCGCGCACGCCCACCGTCACCAGCAGGAGCGCCAAGGTCCCCGCCTGGCTCAACGACCCGGCGATGTACCACAACCGCGGCGACTCGACCTACGCCGGCGAGTCCACGACCTACGGCGACTTCTCCGGACTCGACGACCTGTGGACCGAGCGTCCCGAGGTCGTCTCCGGCATGGAGAAGATCTACCAGCGCTGGGTCAGGGACTTCCGTATCGACGGCTTCCGGATCGACACCGTGAAGCACGTGAACATGGAGTTCTGGACCCAGTGGGCCACGGCCCTCGACGCCTACGCGGCCGGGCAGGGCCGCAAGAACTTCTTCATGTTCGGCGAGGTCTACTCCGCGGACACGTCGATCACCTCGCCGTACGTCACCCAGGGCCGACTCGACGCCACGCTCGACTTCCCCTTCCAGGAGGCCGCCCGGCAGTACGCCTCCCAGGGCGGCAGCGCACAGTCCCTCGCGAGGGTCTTCGGCGACGACTACAAGTACACGACCGACAAGGCCAACGCCTACGAGCAGGTCACCTTCCTCGGCAACCACGACATGGGCCGCATCGGGTACTTCCTGAACCAGGACAACCCCACGGCCGGCGACGCCGAACTGCTCGCCAAGGACAAGCTCGCCAACGAGCTGATGTTCCTCAGCCGCGGCAACCCCGTCGTCTACTACGGCGACGAACAGGGCTTCACCGGCGCCGGCGGCGACAAGGACGCCCGGCAGACGATGTTCGCGTCCAGGACGGCCGACTATCTGGACGACGACGAGATCGGCACCGACCGCACCCACGCGAGCGACGCGTACGACACCAGCGCCCCGCTGTACCGGCAGATCGCCGAACTGGCCAAGCTCCGCAAGGCCAACCCGGCGCTGACCGACGGCGTCCAGGAGGAGCGGTACGCGGCCGACGGGGCCGGCGTCTACGCCTTCTCCCGCACCGACGCGAAGACGGGCCAGGAGTACGTCGTCGCCTTCAACAACGCGGGCGAGGCCAAGTCGGCCTCCTTCGCGACCGGTTCGGCGAACATGGCCTTCCAGGGCGTCTACGGCGGCGCCCCGAGCGTGACCTCCGACGCGGACAGGAGGATCACCGTCACCGTCCCCGCCGGTTCGGCGATCGTCCTTAAGGCGGCCGACAAGCTCGCCGAGCCCGCCACGAAGCCGACGCTCACCCTCAAGGCCCCGGCCGCCGGCGCCACCGGCACCGTCGAGCTCACCGCCGACGTGCGGGGCGGACAGCTCAACCGGGTCGTCTTCGCGGCGCAGACCGGCAACGGCAAGTGGCGGACGCTGGGCACCGCCGACCACGCCCCCTACAAGGTCACCCAGACCATCGGCAAGGGCACCGCGGCCGGAACAGCCCTGCGCTACAAGGCGGTTGTCGTCGACTCGACGGGACGCACCGCGTCAGCGGCAGCGGAGTCCGTGACCGGCACCCCGCCCGCCGAGGAGACCCCCACCGCCTCCTCCCGCGACTACGCGGTCGTCCACTACAAGCGCACCGACGGCGACTACGCCGACTGGGGCCTGTACGCCTGGGGTGACCTCGCCGACGGCGAGTCCACCACCTGGCCGAACAGCCATCCCTTCGTCGGCCGGGACGCGTACGGCGCCTTCGCCTACGTCAAGCTGAAGCCCGGTGCCTCCAGTGTCGGCTTCCTCGTCATCGACAAGGACGGCGACAAGGACGTCTCCACCGACCGCACGATCGACGTCACCAGGACCGGCGAGGTGTGGATCGAGCAGGGCAAGGACGCCGTACGGACGGAACGCCCCGACTACCCGGCGCAGGACACGTCCAAGGCGGTCCTCCACTACCACCGCGCCGACGGCGACTACGCCGACTGGGGTCTGCACGTCTGGACGGGCGCCGCGAACCCCACCGACTGGTCGAAGCCGCTGGAGCCGGTGCGGACCGACGCCTACGGCGCGGTCTACGAGGTTCCCCTCAACGCCGGTGCCACCAGCCTCAGTTACATCATCCACAAGGGCGACGCGAAGGACCTGCCCACCGACCAGTCCCTGGACCTCACGGCGAACGGCCACGAGGTGTGGCTGCTGAACGGCCAGGAGAAGTACCTCCTCCCGCAGCCCGCCGGGTCCGCCGCCGCGCTCGACCTGACCACCTCCAAGGCGGTCTGGATCGACCGCGACACGGTCGCCTGGAAGGGCTCCGAGGCGGCCGCCTCCACCCAGCTGCTGTACTCCCACGACGGCTCGATCGCCGTTCACGGCGGCGCGCTGACCAGCGACGACGAGCGATGGCTGCGGCTCACCAAGACCACCCTCAGCGACGCCCAGAAGGCCAGGTTCCCGCATCTGAAGGACTACCCGGCCTGGTCCGTGGACCCACGTGACCGCGACCGCGTACGCGAAGCCCTCAGCGGGCAGCTCGTCGCCTCCCAACGGGCCGCGAACGGAGCCGTGCCGGCCGCGACCGGCGTCCAGATCGCGGGCGTGCTGGACGACCTGTACCCGGAGGCGACGAAGGCCGATCTCGGGCCGACGTTCAGCAAGGGACGCCCCACGCTCTCGGTCTGGGCGCCGACCGCGCAGTCGGTGAAGCTCGAACTCGACGGCTCCACGGTCGCCATGAAGCGCGACTCCACCACCGGCGTCTGGTCCGTCACCGGTCCGGGGTCCTGGAAGGGCAAGCCCTACCGGTATGTGGTCAAGGTCTGGGCGCCCAGTGCCGGGAAGGTCGTCACCAACAAGGTCACCGACCCCTACGCGGTCGCCCTGACCACCGACTCCGAGCGCAGCCTCGTCGTCGACCTGGACGACCGGTCCCTCGCCCCGCGCGGCTGGTCGACGTACACCAAGCCGAAGGCCGTGCCCCTCAAGGACGCCGAGATCCAGGAGCTGCACATCCGGGACTTCTCGGTGGCGGACGGGACCGTGCCCTCCGAGGACCAGGGCACCTACCTCGCCTTCACCGACAAGGGCAGCGACGGCTCGAAGCATCTGCGTGAGCTCGCGAAGTCGGGGACGAGCTACGTGCACCTTCTGCCCGCCTTCGACATCGCCACCGTTCCCGAACGCCGGGAGGACCGGGCGAGCACCGACTGCGACCTCGCCTCCTACCCGGCCGACTCCGACCGGCAGCAGGAGTGCGTCGCGAAGACCGCCGCGAAGGACGCCTACAACTGGGGCTACGACCCGTACCACTACACCGTCCCGGAGGGCTCGTACGCGACCGACCCGGACGGCACCGGCCGTACGGTCGAGTTCCGGAAGATGGTCAAGTCCCTCAACGACGACGGCCTGCGGGTCGTCATGGACGTCGTCTACAACCACACCGCGGCGAGCGGGCAGGCCGCCACGAGCGTGCTCGACCGGATCGTGCCCGGCTACTACCAGCGCCTCCTCGCCGACGGCTCGGTCGCCAACAGCACCTGCTGCGCCAACACCGCGACCGAGAACGCCATGATGGGCAAACTGGTCGTCGACTCCCTCGTCACCTGGGCCAGGGAGTACAAGGTCGACGGCTTCCGCTTCGACCTCATGGGCCACCACCCCAAGGCCAACATCCTGGCCGTGCGCAAGGCCCTCGACGCGCTCACCCTCAAGAAGGACGGCGTCGACGGCAAGAAGATCATTCTCTACGGCGAGGGCTGGAACTTCGGCGAGGTCGCCGACGACGCCCGCTTCGTGCAAGCCACCCAGAAGAACATGGCCGGGACCGGGATCGCGACCTTCTCCGACCGCGCGCGTGACGCCGTACGCGGCGGCGGACCCTTCGACGAGGACCCCGGCGTCCAGGGCTTCGCGTCCGGGCTGTACACGGACCCCAACACGTCCACGGCGAACGGGACCGAGGCACAGCAGAAGGCCCGCCTCCTCCACTACCAGGACCTCATCAAGGTGGGCCTGTCCGGCAACCTCAAGCAGTTCACCTTCACCGACACCGAAGGCAAGGAGGTCACCGGCGCCGAGGTCGACTACAACGGGCAGCCCGCCGGATACGCGGACGCGCCCGGTGACGCCCTCGCCTACGCCGACGCGCACGACAACGAGTCACTGTTCGACGCGCTGACGTACAAGCTGCCCGCGGGCACCAGCGCCTCCGACCGGGCCCGGATGCAGGTCCTCGCCCTGGCCACGGCCGCCCTCTCGCAGGGCCCGGCGCTCTCCCAGGCGGGCACCGACCTGCTGCGTTCCAAGTCCCTGGACCGCAACTCCTTCGACAGCGGCGACTGGTTCAACGCGATCCACTGGAACTGCAAGGACGGCAACGGCTTCGGCCGCGGACTGCCCATGGCGGTCGACAACGCCTCCAAGTGGCCGTACGCCAAGCCGCTGTTGGGCTCGGTGAAGGTCGGCTGTGCGCAGATCGAGGGGGCGTCGGCCGCGTACCGGGACCTGCTGAGGATCCGTATGACGCAGAAGGCGTTCTCGCTCGGCACGGCGGACCAGGTGCAGTCGCGGCTGTCCTTCCCGCTGTCCGGCAAGGACGAGACGCCCGGTGTGATCACGATGGAACTCGGTGACCTCGTCGTCGTCTTCAACGCGACACCGAAGGCACAGAGCCAGCGGGTCGACGCCCTGGCCGGAAGCACCTACCGGCTGCACCCCGTACAACGCGCAGGGGCGGACCCTACCGTCAAGGAGGCGTCCTACGAGAAGGAATCCGGTACGTTCGCCGTTCCGGCGCGAACCGTGGCTGTTTTCATCCACCATCCCTAG